The genomic segment GTGGAAGCGGCTGAGCGCCTCGTCGGGGGCTCGCATGAACGTCTCGAGGATCGCGTACTCGCGCGCTGAGAGCTCGATCGGGGTCCCGGCCCGTGTCACCTCGCGGCTCGCCGGGTCGAGTCGCAGGTCGCCCGAGCTGAGGACCGCCGGGCGCGCCTGCGATCCGCGGCGGACCAGCGCCCGCAGACGCGCGAGCAGCTCGGGGAGCGCGAACGGCTTGGTCAGGTAGTCGTCGGCGCCGGTGTCGAGCCCCTCGACGCGGTCCTCGACCTCGCCGCGCGCGGTGAGCATCACGACCGGCGCCCAGACCTCGTCCGCGCGCAACCGGCGGCAGACCTCGAACCCGTCGATCCCCGGCAGCATCACGTCGAGGACGATCGCGTCGTAGGCCGTCGAGCCGGCCATCCACAGCGCGTCCTCGCCGTCGGGCGCGACGTCGGCGGCGACGCCGGCCTCCTCGAGGCCGCGCTTGACGAGCGCGGCCAGCTTCGGTTCGTCCTCGACGATCAGTACTCGCATCGATCAGGCCTCGCAAGCGAGAAGCATCCCGCGTCTCATTGTGAGCCGCGGGATGCACCCCGTGGGTCTGGGAGCGGCGTCGCGGCCGCGCCGTGTCAGTCCTCGTAGGGC from the Thermoleophilia bacterium SCSIO 60948 genome contains:
- a CDS encoding response regulator transcription factor; this encodes MRVLIVEDEPKLAALVKRGLEEAGVAADVAPDGEDALWMAGSTAYDAIVLDVMLPGIDGFEVCRRLRADEVWAPVVMLTARGEVEDRVEGLDTGADDYLTKPFALPELLARLRALVRRGSQARPAVLSSGDLRLDPASREVTRAGTPIELSAREYAILETFMRAPDEALSRFHILEHVWDSAYENRSNVVDVYVKYLREKIDVPFGTRSLETVRGVGYRLRADSVGRSEAADDGDGA